Proteins found in one Mucilaginibacter inviolabilis genomic segment:
- a CDS encoding 2Fe-2S iron-sulfur cluster-binding protein, whose amino-acid sequence MINLIIEDREGHRAPVEIPEGINLSLMEVLKASEYEILATCGGMALCATCHVQVVEGPEQYFTPTDNELDMLDTLPNAGPDSRLACQIHLSEEMDGMVFRLL is encoded by the coding sequence ATGATTAACTTAATTATTGAAGACCGTGAAGGCCACCGGGCCCCGGTAGAAATTCCCGAGGGTATCAACCTGAGTTTGATGGAGGTGCTCAAAGCATCTGAATATGAGATACTGGCTACCTGCGGTGGCATGGCACTTTGCGCCACCTGTCATGTACAGGTGGTGGAAGGCCCCGAACAATATTTTACGCCGACAGACAATGAACTCGACATGCTGGATACCCTGCCCAATGCCGGTCCGGACAGCCGCCTGGCCTGCCAGATCCATCTGAGTGAGGAAATGGATGGCATGGTGTTCCGATTACTTTAA
- a CDS encoding NAD(P)/FAD-dependent oxidoreductase, translated as MEHINTDICIIGAGPVGLFAVFEAGLLKMRCHLIDVLPQVGGQLSEIYPHKPIYDIPGYPDITAQQLVDRLMEQGAPFHPTFSLGERVETLTKNDDGSYLIQTNDGTTVHCLVVVIAGGLGCFEPRKPEIDRLLEFEGKGVAYMVKNPEVLRGRKVVIAGGGDSALDWAIFLADVAERVTLVHRGDTFRGTPDAAEKVFELAKQGKIDLVLKSNVVALTGEGHLQEITLLDRNNNVSHIAADHLIPLFGLSPKLGPIANWGLNIDFSAIVVNTRDYSTSVERIYAIGDINTYPGKLKLILCGFHEAAMMAQSAFKHVYPEQKLTFKYTTVYGVTEF; from the coding sequence ATGGAACACATCAATACCGATATTTGCATTATAGGCGCAGGTCCTGTGGGTTTATTTGCTGTTTTTGAAGCGGGTTTACTCAAAATGCGCTGCCATTTAATTGACGTGCTGCCGCAGGTTGGCGGGCAGCTTTCTGAAATATATCCACATAAACCTATTTATGATATTCCCGGGTACCCGGACATCACGGCTCAGCAACTGGTAGACCGGCTCATGGAGCAGGGAGCTCCCTTCCACCCTACTTTTAGTTTGGGCGAACGGGTAGAAACCCTCACCAAAAACGATGATGGATCCTACCTGATACAAACCAACGATGGTACCACCGTACATTGCCTGGTGGTGGTAATAGCCGGTGGCCTGGGCTGCTTTGAGCCCCGCAAACCGGAGATCGATCGCCTGCTGGAATTTGAGGGCAAGGGTGTAGCCTATATGGTTAAAAATCCCGAGGTCCTGCGCGGTCGCAAGGTGGTAATTGCCGGTGGTGGTGATTCGGCGCTGGACTGGGCTATATTTCTGGCCGATGTAGCCGAACGGGTTACGCTAGTGCACCGGGGCGATACCTTCCGTGGTACGCCTGATGCTGCCGAAAAGGTTTTTGAACTGGCTAAACAAGGCAAGATAGACCTGGTGCTGAAATCAAACGTAGTGGCTTTAACCGGTGAGGGGCATCTACAGGAGATCACTTTATTGGATCGCAACAACAACGTAAGCCACATTGCTGCCGATCACCTGATACCACTGTTTGGTTTGAGCCCTAAGCTTGGACCAATTGCCAATTGGGGCTTAAATATCGATTTTTCGGCCATTGTGGTGAATACCCGTGATTACAGCACCAGCGTAGAACGGATTTATGCCATTGGCGATATCAACACCTACCCGGGTAAATTAAAGCTGATTCTTTGCGGTTTCCATGAGGCCGCCATGATGGCCCAAAGCGCCTTCAAACACGTTTACCCTGAGCAAAAACTAACTTTTAAATACACCACCGTTTACGGCGTAACCGAGTTTTAG